GGACAAGAACGCCAGCCTCACGTCGCTAGGCAACGACCTGCAGGTCGCTGAGGAGCAGTACCAGAGGTTGATGGGAAGGGTGGAGGAGATGCAGCAGAGCATGACCTCCAAAGACAGCACAGGTCAGCGGCTTAAAGGGAAAAGGCGGATGAGATGATGCTAACTGGACCCTATTCGCGTTTAGTcactgttagccacattagcatatCCTCTGGTGTAATATTCCttttaaagcaaaagaaagTGCTGATTGTACTCGTTTATATCTCCAAAGCTCAAAGTGGGACCGGTTATGTTTTGTCAACCGTAAACCTGTAATTTTGCGAATCTAGTAAACgtaattttctcttttttatttcgAATGTAGTTACTCAGGAAGGACGTCTCTGTCTTCGTTAGCTTTAGCCCTGGAGCTACGAGAGTCAGTCTGTTCCATGAGCTTTGAATTCTTTGGGTTCCAGTTCCACGTTGTCACCTCAGTATAGTGGCACCCATAGAATAAGACGTTCTAGTGCATTTTGAAGTGCACTTTTGAGTTAATGTTTGTGTCAGATATGCTATTTTACATGATAGTTcaaaatacagagagataccTGGATAGTTCTTTAGGTCAGGCGGTGCTGGTCAAGATTTTAAACCAAACTGCCTCTGTTTGACAGTTAATTGCCCCAGTCTACGTCCGTGAACAAGGCAGACGAAGCGCTAACCGAAGCGCCCTGTAATTCCAGTTTAAAATTCGTTTGGAGaggtctgtgtctgtgtctgtgagtgacTAGTATTTGCGGTATTTGTCAGACACACTTATCCAGAACGACGTACAGTTTGTTCATGTTACAGATGTGGCACATGTAGAGTTGGGAGTCTTGCCGAAGGACTCTAATAGGTATAGTGTGCAGCGCTTCCTGggcggggaatcgaacccccgTCTGCTGCCACTGTGAGCTGCCGCgacttgttggctacattagcctcgtagctccagtgcagaatGTCTCCTGGCTGATCAGCTACGTTTGGAGTACAGTGGAGCAAATTTGCGTTTGATAATCTCTTAAGAACGTTTTCAGACAGTAATGGTTTTAACAGCGATGCACTCCAGTGCCTCCCGTCTGAGCTCATTTCCCGTGTGTCCGTCTGTCTCTTGTGTGCCTGCGTTTTAGTGAGTGATCTGCGACAGCAGCTGAGCAGCCTGCAGGCCCAGCTGCAGCAGGTCCAGTCGGAGCGCAGCGCCCTCCACAGCCGCCTGCAGACGTCGCAGGCGGAGGTGCAGTCCCTGCAGCAGCTGCGCAGCTGGTACCAACAGCAGCTGGCCCTCGCCCAGGAGGCCCGCGTCCGTCTGCAGACTCAGATGGCCAACATGCAGGTACGGACGCCCACAAGGGTAGAGATGGTACCGAACCACCGGGTCAGGTTTAATACAGATCCAGTAAAACTGGCCTGGAGCAGGTTAGGAAATCTTTATTTACAGTCTGGAGCCTGTCTGCAGGCCGGCTGGCCGCTCTGGATCAGCTCACGGTAGAAAATCAGTTCACGTGATGAATTAACTAAATTGTTTTTAGCTTAAGCTGCTTCAGAGTGTTTGGCTTTTGAGGTCCGCTTTGGGCCGTCAgctgttaaaatgaatttttttcatCCCTGACTGGCAGATAAAATTCACAAAGCAGCAGAGGTGAGAGAACAAATACAGCGCAGTACAGTAGAGTACAGTCACATTTTGGGGGTATATTGGGTGCAGATAGGcagaaacacaaatatagattttattaaattcttattatattgtttacatGCATTAGGCCTGTTGTGAGTTCAGGCCTGTTGtccaaaattctgcataattcagtgtgtgagatgtaaagagcggttcagagggtttggtgtgaactggttcagacgtctttacagtggtggtgatgggaaccaggcgtcgccatgactacagcacagatatagacactttattaaccatccagaaccaccagagaacctacatgagtcttctgagtttatatggaatgttgatgatggaaaacagtggaaaatctggaataatgagttttctttggggactattttatcCCTCCGCTGTTAATagatcttaaaaataaacattttaggcccaaactatcataaaacagtggcAGCGTGTTCAtcaccaaacatcatagcaaaACCTGTGGTAATCAGGTCCTCTGCGTTTTGAGGCTGTTGTCTGACCTGTAGATGCTGTAGAAGTGAGGAGTGGGTTGAAGGCCTCTGTAAAAGACCAGAAATGATCTCCTCATGCAGTCATCACTCAGTGGAGTGAAGAGTCTCAGACGGAGGAACTGTTAATGTCAGTCGTGTTCAGTTAAGCTCTGATAATCCGCTGCTTTAGATCCTCAGGCTCCTCGTAAGCATTGTCGGCGTGAGAGGCTGTGATTCTGTGTTTATTGATGCTCTTTTTGTTTTCGTGTTCGTTTGCTTGTCCCAGGCGGGTCAGATGACTCAGATCGGCGTGCTGGAGAATCTGAAGATGGAGAACGTCAGTCTGTCTCATCAGCTCTCCGAGACTAAACACCGCTCCATTAAAGAGAAGGAGCGGATCGCCGTCCAGCTGCAGAGCATAGAGGTCCGTCggcttctctctctgttcttctctctgtGAATCATGACGTTTGTGGGGTTTTATGCATCAAATACAGTCATACTTCATTTGGACTTGACCGTTTTCCAAACTCTGTTTATCCTCataactaaacaggctgtttttattactatcgtcactgtccaatagaaatgctccaaaactgcttaCTAGGGgcaacatgtaaatgagctctgttctgattggccttgccttattcaaaaagcaccctgaaacactccttataaggTCAGTGTAAGTGTGTGGAgtgaaactgctgtaggctgtttttgtgacctcacaacatcagtgaatgtatgtgtatgagcttagtttccatgtatggactgtatagCACTACATTAAAGGAAAGATCCATTTTCCATCATAAGGGCCCTTTAATGCCAAGTGTAAACACATCATCACAGTGCTGATCTCATAGAGAGCAAATCATTATAAATCAATAATGTCATTCTCAGATTCCTGGCGATGCTAATGAAGCAGATGAGTCTTAATATCTGATGATTTTAGCTGCCTTGGTCAGGCCCTGTATTGCAGGTGATCAGGCTTAGACTGCTGAAACACCCGACTCAGCCAGAGAAGCAGCACCTGACCTTAACCTGGCCTTTCACTGAAGTTTCACCTGTTGTATCTCTCTGCCCTGCGTGATGCTCTGACTCCGCCCCCTCTGTGACTCCAGGCGGACATGCTGACGCAGGAAGCGGCAATCCAGCAGATACATGACGCAAAGTCGATGGTGGAGGAAGATCTCCAGCACAAACTGGAGGAGTTTGAGGAGGAGCGAGAGCAGCTGCTGAAAATGGCCAACTCGGCTACGGCGCtggagagagagctggagcAGGTACACAAACGCAAAGACCAATTAGATCTCAGATCAAAGTGTTtttgataaagtggccagtgagtggaagaacaaggtgtttctaataaatcggccagtgagtggaagaacaaggtgggtgtttctaataaattggccagtgtgtggatgcacaaggtgggtgtttccaataaagtggcccacGGTGGAACGTTAGCAGAATGTCCAGTCGTCTGTGATTGAGTGACCGTGTTcgtctctctctgcaggttaAGGTGGCTCTCTCTCAGAAGGACGCCCAGCTGGCCTCATTCCAGCGTGAGCACGTGGAGCTGATGAAGCAGCTGACGGCCGCTCAGGAGAGCCTGCAGGGTAAGGATCAGGCGCTGCAGCTGCTGGAGGCTCGGTATGCCGAGCTGGAGGCGCAGCTGCAGGAGCTGCAGGCCGACTCGTCCACGCGGGACGACGAGCTGCACTTCCTGCGCAATGAGAAAATCGTCCTGGAGGTGGCGCTGCAGGCGGCGCGGGTCGAGAAGAGCCAGCTGGACGACGGTGCGGAGCGGCTCGGGGAGGATGTGCTGGCGGCCGCGGATACGCTGGACCAGCTCAGGCAGGAGGTGCAGGTGAAGGCCACACAGGTGAGTGGAGGAGGCGGGAGGAATGCTCACATTTCCACTTTGGAGAATCCCTGATGCTGTGTCTGAAGGCTGTGttcaaaaccaaaagaaaaactggccaGAGCTGTTAATAAGCCAGAACAAGGTCGTGGTCAGTGTCCTGGACagagattaagcctagtctgGGACAACACAGCGGTCTGAATGGAGAAGTCCAGCACTAGGCATAATACAGGTCAGGGAAACCAGCCCTGTAACAGTTAAGAGTTCAGAATGAGAACTATGGGAATTccaaaggggaactccaccaattttgcacaatttctgcataattcagtggttgagatgtaaacatgcagactcggatttcttttatggtggtgatgatgggaaccaggggtcgccatgactacagcacaaatatagacatttcatctactatccagaaccaccagtaaacctacacagtcttctgagttcatatggattgtcgatggaaaaaagaggaaaatctTGAAATCCTAAGTTTTCGTTGGGTATTATTTTGCactttttaggccaaaaccctTTCAAAACTAacgtaaaacagtgtctcagaaaTCCAGGCAGGGTATTCATGCCCATGTACTGACACTTTGAGTGATGGACATCTGGTTCATCAGTGCAGGAACCTGTATATTACACAATGGAGTGAATAAACACTGCCTTGTGTGACCCTTTTAAATGGACGCTAATTACCCCCCATTCACTTTCTGTTCTCCCTTCATCTTCTAGATTGAGTCCTTACAGCAGGAGAACGTCTCCCTGAAGAAACAGGCGCAGAAACTGAAGGAGCAGTTCACGCAGCAGAAGGTATGTAACCCCACACGGTCATCTCCCATACCGCCCCCTCCATATACCTACACTCGTACATCTCCTCCAGCCAGTCAACCGTTTCTGAAGATCACAGTTTGTgggtcaaaaaaaaaactccacaagaaggtggatctccaggaccagggttgctAGAACGCTGCTGTGAGGATTTTGATTACATCCAGCCACAAGAGcatgatgttggatggtcagttctggatcactccagctccTCCCAGAGGTATTAGAGCtccatcagtccagagaacacagttccactgctccacagcccaatgctggggggcttttgtacccctctagcccacgcttggcattgggcatggtgaccataggcgcatgtgcagctgctccagagctccCACTCTGGTCAGCGCTTTTCTCTGGAGATGAATGAAAAAGAGGTTTATTTCTCAGACTTCTCCCAGACTTGCTCCTCAAGCTTGTTATAAACTCATCCTGTCTTCAACAGGCCACACCCACTCGCTCTAAGTCTCTCCCACACTGTTAAGCCCCTGCCACCCACCcatcacagtacagaagaaTCCGAAACTGCTTCTTATCCACATGTAGTCATGTGACGGTCTCAGAATGTGCACCTGCCTCACCCACCTCTCATGGCTGTTTGCAGGATGGTTCTAAagcctgattggctgagccactgCAGTTTGATTGTAGGTGTAAGTACTTTGCTGTTATTTgtgctctctgtctccccctgcAGGTGATGGTGGAGGCCTACAGGCGTGACGCCAGCTCCAAAGAGCAGCTGATCTCGGAGCTGAAGGCATCTAAGAAGCGTCTGGCTGCGGAGGTGAaggagctgaaggaggaggTGCTGAAGCTGCAGGGAGAGAAGGCCAGCGGAGAGCAGGAGCAGCAGCGCCTCCTGCAGGAGGTGCAGAGAGTACAGCAGCAAATGAGCAGCCTGGAGCAGCATCTACAGACCGTACAGACGGAGAGAGATCAGCTGGACACACAGCTGCAGGTGCAGACACCTACACAGACCTGTAGCCTGTTATTGTTCTTGCCCTGTTAATAACGAAAGCTTTATGCGGTGCTGGCGCTCAGCTGGGGTTTACGGTCGGTCTGGTGTGTTTCCTCTGCAGTCTCTTCAGCTCGATCACAGTCAGCTGAACGCTGTGACGGAGGAGAACGAGGCGCTGAAGAAGAAGCTGGAGCAGATGCAGGAGGACGCCAAAAAGTGAGTGACGCGACCCTTATctgttcatccattcattcatttatacatCCCTCCATTCCGTTCATTTGTTCGTTCACTGATtcgttcatccatccatccatccatccatccatccatccatgcattcaTCGATCCATACATGCATTCATCcatgcattcattcatccatccatccatccatccacccatgcattcatccattcatccgtCCATACATCCatgcattcatccatccatccacccatccatccatgcgttcgttcatccatccatacatccatgcattcgttcatccatccatccatccatgcatccgtTCATCCAtttatacatccatccatccatgcattcatccattcatccatccatgcattcatccattcatccatccatgcattcattcatccacccatccatgCATTCATCGATCCATACATGCATTCATCCatgcattcatccatccatccatccatccatgcattcaTCCGTCCATACATCCATGCATTCATCCGTCCATACATCCATTCgttcatccatccatacatccatgcattcgttcatccatccatccatccatccatgcatgcattcatccattcatccatccatgcattcatccattcatccatccatgcattcattcattcattcattcatccaaaCAATGCTGATAATGCTTGTAATGAATGTCCAACAGTGACCCATTAGCATTTTTAAATTGCTCTATCACggcttattcattcattcattactaACTGGACTCTCCTGTTTTAGAAATAGTGATGGACTGAAAATCAAAACCATGCGCTGgattttatttgttctttttacACCTTTATTATATATGAGCTTAGGTAATTAATTTCTTGGGCaaagttttcaaatgttttttttttggggcaAAAATGTCGTTTAATGTAGTGCTAATAATGAAACTGATGAAGTGGCAGAGCTACTTTGATTCCCTGTTAACTGTTGTAACGTTCGAGGCAGTTTGTTCCTTTAAAGAATCGTCGTCTGTCCCCCCGTCCTTCTCCAGGGCGATCTCGGAGCAGAAGGTGAGGATGAAGAGGCTGGGGACGGATCTGACGAGCGCTCAGAAGGAGATGAAGGCCAAGCACAAGGCGTACGAGAACGCAGTGGGCATTCTGAGCCGCCGCCTGCAGGAGGCGCTCACCGAGAAAGAAACGGCCGAGGCAGAGCTGGTCAAACTCCGAGCTCAGGTGGACGAAGGGGGAAACAATCAGGCTCTGCAGGTAAATGGTGCTCAGATAATCTGACCCACCTGTTCGTGTGTTACGTTCGTCTGAACTAGACCTTCAGCAGCGTGAAGACTGGTTACAGAGACGTAGTGAGACAGCGATGAGCACTTATCATCATCGGTGCGGTGCTGATGTTCAGGTAGCTGAGGTACTGATGCTGTCTGTGGTGATGTGCTGTGTGCGGTACCGATGCTCTGTGACTGTTACTCTCAGGTGAAACTGGAGGCCCTGCAGGCGGAGCTGAAGGCTGTTCTTCACAGTAAAGCCCTGCTGGAGAAGGAGCTGCAGGAGGTCATCAGTCTGACCAGCGCTGAGCTGGAGGAGTACCAGGAGAAAGTGCTGGAGCTCGAGGACGAGGTggagcgctctctctctctctctctctctctctctctctctctctctctctctctctctctctctctctctctttctctctctttctctctctctctctctctctctctctctctctctctctctctctctctctctctctctctctctctttttctctctttttctctctctctctctctctctctctctctctctctctgtctttctctctctctctctctctctctctctctctctctctctctttctctctctctgtctctctctctctctctctctctctctctctctctctgtctctctctctctctctctctctctctctctctctgtctctctctctctctctctctctctgtctctctctctctctgtctgtctgtctgtctgtctctctctctctctgtctgtctgtctgtctgtctctctctctgtctctctctctttctctgtctctttctctctctctctctctctgtctgtctctttctttctctgtctctctctctctctctctctctcacacactctcactttctctctctctctctctctctctctctctctctctctctctctctctctctctctctctctctctgtctctgtctctgtctctctctctctctctctgtctctctgtctctctgtctctctctctctctctctctctgtctctctctctctatgtctctctctctgtctctgtctctctctctctctctgtcactctctctctctctctctctctctctcactgtctcactctctgtgtctgtctctctctctctctctctcactgtgtctctctctctatctctctctcactctgtgtctctcacactctctctctctctctctctctctttctctctctctctctctctctctctctctgacccgTCTATCCTCCCTTTGCGTCTGCAGCTCCAGGAGTCGCGCTGTTTTAAGAAGCGGATTCGCCGTCTGGAGgaggcgaataagaagctggcgctGGAGCTGGAGCACGAGAAAGGGAAGCTGGCTGGACTGGGACAATCCCACAGTGCACTGCGGGAGCACGCCAACATCCTGGAGACGGCTCTGGCCAAGAGGGAGGCGGACCTGGTCCAGCTCAACCTGCAGGTCACGAACTCCACAGGCTGTTAAACTACAGAGAGAAGTTTGGGGGCTTTTTAACTTGATTCCCCATTCAGACTACGCAGCAAGCGGCCTGCAGCTGAGCGAGACTGTGTTTCTCCAGCTCTGATGTGCAGAAACATGCGTGAACGTAATATAAAGGCAACTGCACATCGACATACCGGACAGTATATTAGAAATGACATTGGTGAATAGTGATAAAGTGCTATAGTGATAAGAGCACGTTAATAATGCACTTAGATAAAAATAGCTGCATTTTTATATAGAAGACAGTTTTATATAGAAGACAGTTCTCAGAAGgtgtttggtttattttgtttatttatggaCAAACAAGCATCACACGTTTAACTGTTTGAGCCAGAATTAGTGACATTTAGTGAGGCATTAGTGACACTGATAGTGAGACCTTCTCTATTACTGCTCTATTAACGTGACTGTTGCACTGTTCAGGTCCAGGCTGTGTTgaagaggaaggaggaggaagaCCAGCAGATGAGGCAGCTGGTTCAGACGCTGCAGACGGCTCTGGAGAAGGAGAGGATTAAAGTGAAAgatctcacagagcaggtaaacaTGCTGACAGGCTTCCAGCAGAGCCTTAGCTCACGGTGTCTGATCTCAAAGGCTACACAGGCacactttcattatatatactagattatatacatgtaaatatgGCCAAAAAAAGACTTGGACGTCAACTTACAGATCAGAGACGATCACAATTTAAATCTGTCGTGATATCGGTTAGAAAAATTGCCGTTAGAAATTTTCCCCGCTTGGTCACGATTAATCGATTTAAATTACGATTAAGATCTATGTTTTCCTGAATCAGCAGTGATGTAGTTGTAGGCAGCAGGGCTGGGACTAACCAGTAATTATGGGTCATTAGGAGAATTTAGTAGAGAACACCAAACTGTGGCTTTAaaaattggagaaaaaaaaactatttattgATGGATTTGTCCCaattcatttgatttttcaaaactgtGCAAGCCTGCAGGATAACGTGCACTTTTTTCACCAcatagtgtttatatatatattttatatatatatatatatatatatatatatatatatatatatatatatatatatatatatatatataatatttttaatatttcaaagaCGTGGTGGGGCAGTCGtctgctggaggttagggaaccagccctgtgaccggaaggtcgccggttcgatccccttagctgacagtccatgactgaggtgtccttgagcaagacacctaacccccaactgctccctgggtgccgtggattgggctgcccactgctctgggcaagtgtgctcactgccccctagtgtgtgtgtgtgtatgtgcacttatgggttaaatgcagaggtctaattccacagtgcgCAAACACAGAGAcgaatggttgttaattctaattCTATTCTAACTCCAGTTACTCGATTAATGTCtagactgtgtgtttgtgttgtaggtTGCGGAGGCGAAGCTGGAGGCGGGTCATAACCGCAGGCATTACCGAGCAGCAGTGCTGGAGCTCAGTGACCTCAGGAAGGACCTGCAGGCCAAAGAGGAGCTGCTGAAAAGCCTGCAGGAGCAGGCCAAGACACTGGAGTAGGTTCAGACTGGAGTATACGGGGCAGAGGGGCTGCCTGAGGGGGTTATTACCCTCCTTTAATACGAGAGGGTCTTTATTTATTGAAGGAACAGCTCTGTGAAAAATCAGTttcaaatgtagtcgatcagtcgatttggtgtctgaagtttcctcCTTTAGTTTTAGCTTTGGAGCtaatgaggctaatgtagctaacatgtaaAGGAAGCTtgtaccccaccaattagcacagtgctaactgaGGTGTTCAccatctctaatagacttgatgaTGTGGCTTCTGACGCTGCATCACccactgttgtttgttttgaggTCAGACAAGACAAACGAACCCCAGTATAGTGCCAGATTTTAACAGATGCGGTCAGACGCTGTAATTACGTCGATTTTTAATCAGCTGCGCTGCACTGAATCCAAGGCAACCAAACAAAGtcttgtcgctgtccaaagaaaaacacgtATTTTTGTCTACTTTTATTGTTCTTTATACAACTGTCAGTTCCGGCCACTCCAGCTGAGTGCCAAGACGACGCTAAactcccaaactgtcgtcaccactgaacAGCTTTTCAGTctgcagctgtgacagaagaacagctgagcaacctggaatcagccagaaatgaacccaacaccattcgccaaactaaacgggctgtaagaagcttcacagaccagctggaacaaaacaacattaatactgatctggagaaactgaccaaactgagctgaacctgatattggctcagttttacggctcagccTGTACTGTAGaagagcttgttactctgatgtagcagcgagctgctcgttaaggagctgtaATTAGGaagaaggagctgaacattaaaacattaaacgccgcgttcacggccagtttattcatttcttactgtatttatttaactgctgtagtaaagcagtagagcactcgaggagggagttatcaccaatgaTGATTGGACCGATAGAAATGCCCCAAATTcaattagaataaaatctctttaatttacattaaaagttcagGGTGTTTTTGTCCTCAGTTCCACAGAACACTGAGCAAAGCAGGTTGTGATGTGATGCAGTTGATCCCGATACTAATAAAGATGGTCATGTTTTCTGGTTACTCGCTGCTGTTTTTCGCCACTTGATTATGCTGTTTTACATGTTGGCGCGATCAGAAACCGTCTAGGCGTGTCCTGACTGGTCAGCTATATTCAGAGCTGGGACTGTGTGAAATTGATTTTTGCGAGGTGGTGAAGGTCGTCAGGCTCCAGCCTCCTGAATATAACACACTGCAGTTCTGCTGCTGTATTGAATTATCTCTATATGAGGTGAAACCTCTGATTTTCTGATGTTCCCTCAGAGCTCAGGATGCCCAGCGCTCTCAGGAAGTGTCCCGGTTCCAGACGGAGCTCACGGAGGCACACGCACAGCTGCAGATCCTCCAGAAACAGCTGGACGATGAGCTCAACAAACAGCCGCTCACTAACCAGGaggtacacatacacacacgtgcTGTTTATTAGTCAGTAAACGAGTTTATGTAGATCAGTCAcgttaacaataataatagtaaagcGTGGCTTCCAGGTTTTTATTAGATCCAGCTGCCTTGTAGCTCTACTACTtggtcattttatcagaaacacctaccatatagcTGCACTGGGTCCATCTTTTGCTGCACAGTCTATCAGCCCTGTCTGCAACATTCAGCACCAGAAAACGATCACTGTAGAATCACCCCTGAACGATACActgaccacccaaataacatctGGACAGCAGCTGTCCTgcgaaactgaccagtgatgaatagAATAGAGGGAGGCACAAGGTAGTTGGTTCTAGGAAAGTGGCCAGTGCGTGGACGTAGGAGGTGTACAGTACAGCGTCTGCGTGCTgacttgtgtctgtgtttcctTTCTGCAGGTGGAGGATCTGAAGTGGGAAGTTGAACAGAAGCAGCGTGAAATCGAGGCACAGCGCCACCAGCTGGAGCTTTCAGAGCAGAGCAGCCAGAGAGAGCTGGACAGTGTGCAGGACACACTGCAGGTCAGACACAGATATACGTGACCGAAAGCTTAGTGCACAGCTTCCACCTCTCTGGCACTTCAACTGAGTTTTATTAGAGCAG
This sequence is a window from Pygocentrus nattereri isolate fPygNat1 chromosome 20, fPygNat1.pri, whole genome shotgun sequence. Protein-coding genes within it:
- the LOC119261828 gene encoding golgin subfamily A member 3-like isoform X2, with product MEDGKAETSAAPQPTPPTEDPTLNAVGSHKPGEPENSPAAEKIPNGHVRAEPLENGEASEPPGAAGDPARPPTSARPDPASEPSLEMENEEKIRLEARRRLEEQLKQYRVQRHKERSHRSTAKSRPFSTLDPELMLHPEGLPRASTVAMTTEYSFLRTSVPRGPKLGSLGGIPPAKDRKSKSTRSNKIHSLADYRTPEPDTKASEMATPSVSVSADTSFGSVQSAVSSVSMVSEISVSSGPDAPLESTRTIRDNVSEVDGNDSDSSSYSSASAPYGVLALAASRAAAPYTVEGREVAAEAVGQFPPLRDVLQAASEEQQQLMELEQEREGTEPRSRRDSFSSSVSYGSSVMGTHDEMLQVLKEKMRLEGQLESLSSEASQALKEKTELQAQLAAVNAQLQAQTEEARVSVERQSSLASEVSTLRADCSTLERAMTDLQTQLEDKNASLTSLGNDLQVAEEQYQRLMGRVEEMQQSMTSKDSTVSDLRQQLSSLQAQLQQVQSERSALHSRLQTSQAEVQSLQQLRSWYQQQLALAQEARVRLQTQMANMQAGQMTQIGVLENLKMENVSLSHQLSETKHRSIKEKERIAVQLQSIEADMLTQEAAIQQIHDAKSMVEEDLQHKLEEFEEEREQLLKMANSATALERELEQVKVALSQKDAQLASFQREHVELMKQLTAAQESLQGKDQALQLLEARYAELEAQLQELQADSSTRDDELHFLRNEKIVLEVALQAARVEKSQLDDGAERLGEDVLAAADTLDQLRQEVQVKATQIESLQQENVSLKKQAQKLKEQFTQQKVMVEAYRRDASSKEQLISELKASKKRLAAEVKELKEEVLKLQGEKASGEQEQQRLLQEVQRVQQQMSSLEQHLQTVQTERDQLDTQLQSLQLDHSQLNAVTEENEALKKKLEQMQEDAKKAISEQKVRMKRLGTDLTSAQKEMKAKHKAYENAVGILSRRLQEALTEKETAEAELVKLRAQVDEGGNNQALQVKLEALQAELKAVLHSKALLEKELQEVISLTSAELEEYQEKVLELEDELQESRCFKKRIRRLEEANKKLALELEHEKGKLAGLGQSHSALREHANILETALAKREADLVQLNLQVQAVLKRKEEEDQQMRQLVQTLQTALEKERIKVKDLTEQVAEAKLEAGHNRRHYRAAVLELSDLRKDLQAKEELLKSLQEQAKTLEAQDAQRSQEVSRFQTELTEAHAQLQILQKQLDDELNKQPLTNQEVEDLKWEVEQKQREIEAQRHQLELSEQSSQRELDSVQDTLQRVRVELELVQEELNSTKKDKFVLQAKVAELRSSMKTLLQQNTQLKQDLKHSRTRKRMDAKGDSTPVTPVKIPDCPVPASLLDELLKPSASVNKEPLNNLHNCLRQLKQEMDSLQKQMEEHTVTVASLASAEDELNKLGIHENCPRRLSKEEESETPQEMEQAS
- the LOC119261828 gene encoding golgin subfamily A member 3-like isoform X1, encoding MEDGKAETSAAPQPTPPTEDPTLNAVGSHKPGEPENSPAAEKIPNGHVRAEPLENGEASEPPGAAGDPARPPTSARPDPGVASFPHSLEKPDGSAHKSDALQSLRLSIPMQETELSSEPSLEMENEEKIRLEARRRLEEQLKQYRVQRHKERSHRSTAKSRPFSTLDPELMLHPEGLPRASTVAMTTEYSFLRTSVPRGPKLGSLGGIPPAKDRKSKSTRSNKIHSLADYRTPEPDTKASEMATPSVSVSADTSFGSVQSAVSSVSMVSEISVSSGPDAPLESTRTIRDNVSEVDGNDSDSSSYSSASAPYGVLALAASRAAAPYTVEGREVAAEAVGQFPPLRDVLQAASEEQQQLMELEQEREGTEPRSRRDSFSSSVSYGSSVMGTHDEMLQVLKEKMRLEGQLESLSSEASQALKEKTELQAQLAAVNAQLQAQTEEARVSVERQSSLASEVSTLRADCSTLERAMTDLQTQLEDKNASLTSLGNDLQVAEEQYQRLMGRVEEMQQSMTSKDSTVSDLRQQLSSLQAQLQQVQSERSALHSRLQTSQAEVQSLQQLRSWYQQQLALAQEARVRLQTQMANMQAGQMTQIGVLENLKMENVSLSHQLSETKHRSIKEKERIAVQLQSIEADMLTQEAAIQQIHDAKSMVEEDLQHKLEEFEEEREQLLKMANSATALERELEQVKVALSQKDAQLASFQREHVELMKQLTAAQESLQGKDQALQLLEARYAELEAQLQELQADSSTRDDELHFLRNEKIVLEVALQAARVEKSQLDDGAERLGEDVLAAADTLDQLRQEVQVKATQIESLQQENVSLKKQAQKLKEQFTQQKVMVEAYRRDASSKEQLISELKASKKRLAAEVKELKEEVLKLQGEKASGEQEQQRLLQEVQRVQQQMSSLEQHLQTVQTERDQLDTQLQSLQLDHSQLNAVTEENEALKKKLEQMQEDAKKAISEQKVRMKRLGTDLTSAQKEMKAKHKAYENAVGILSRRLQEALTEKETAEAELVKLRAQVDEGGNNQALQVKLEALQAELKAVLHSKALLEKELQEVISLTSAELEEYQEKVLELEDELQESRCFKKRIRRLEEANKKLALELEHEKGKLAGLGQSHSALREHANILETALAKREADLVQLNLQVQAVLKRKEEEDQQMRQLVQTLQTALEKERIKVKDLTEQVAEAKLEAGHNRRHYRAAVLELSDLRKDLQAKEELLKSLQEQAKTLEAQDAQRSQEVSRFQTELTEAHAQLQILQKQLDDELNKQPLTNQEVEDLKWEVEQKQREIEAQRHQLELSEQSSQRELDSVQDTLQRVRVELELVQEELNSTKKDKFVLQAKVAELRSSMKTLLQQNTQLKQDLKHSRTRKRMDAKGDSTPVTPVKIPDCPVPASLLDELLKPSASVNKEPLNNLHNCLRQLKQEMDSLQKQMEEHTVTVASLASAEDELNKLGIHENCPRRLSKEEESETPQEMEQAS